The DNA window CTTTAAAAAGCTCAAACACACTAGTAGTCTTATTATGAGAGATATCAATACCTTCTTCCTTCATAACGTCTATCATAAAGGGATTTATTGTACCCGGAACAAGCCCAGCGGACAGAACTTCATAATCAGCACCAGCGAATTTCTTTAAATATGCTTCCGCTATCTGACTTCGTGCCGAATTATGAACACAAACGAACAAAACTCGTGGTTTTTTCATTATGACTCCTCGTCGTTTAGTTTTAATTATACGACGAGTTTATAATTACTTAATTAATTTTTGGTGAATAAGCGGTTAAGATGCTCATTTATTCACGAGAAGCGACTGAGCCCAATCACACGCTTTCTTACGTTGTTCATCATGGTCTTTGATGGGTTCCCTAAAATCAGTTTTACCGATAATGTCATTGCCCTCTAGAAGGTCTTCCATGTAGACAAGAGTTTTACCGGGACCACCACGATGACAACAGAACAAACCGATTTTCTTATCCTTAAAAGTAATGCTGCTTAGAAATGAACGGACTGCTGGTGTTATGGTCGATGCCCATACTGGTGTACCGATAATAATCATATCATAGTC is part of the Candidatus Cloacimonadota bacterium genome and encodes:
- a CDS encoding flavodoxin, which translates into the protein MPKGVFVKSLVVYYSLEENTHYLAESIAECIGADLLRLVPVKDIKNTKTKYLVGGRQAVMKKKPKLLPCDKNPEDYDMIIIGTPVWASTITPAVRSFLSSITFKDKKIGLFCCHRGGPGKTLVYMEDLLEGNDIIGKTDFREPIKDHDEQRKKACDWAQSLLVNK